A genomic region of Ignavibacteria bacterium contains the following coding sequences:
- the polA gene encoding DNA polymerase I translates to MKKAFLIDGMSMAYKAYFAFISRPLRNSKNQNTSAVYGFLSSLLKILENEKPDYIAVAFDTKEKTFRHDKFPEYKANRQLIPDDMIYQLDYIKKILKAIDIEIITAPGFEADDIIGTLSKKFKDQKVQSYLVTPDKDFLQLIEDGIYVYKPLKKSVEDAEVYDINKVKEEYGLTPEQFIDFLALTGDPTDNIPGVKGIGEKTALELIKEFGSLDNIYKSIDKINKVALKQKLIDGKEMAYLSRELVTIKRNIPIDVDLENLKIKSPDVKTLENLLNELEIKTFNKRLENLLNTKIKSSTPTLFDTEEVEKPEIKIKEIDGTNYILLDSEEKIKQFILKAEKSDLIVFDTETDNLNSIDANLVGLSFCLNKSEAYFYKLENHRNFDAKENDRKNLKLFKKILEDQSKLKIGQNLKYDINVLYNYGIDVQPPFFDTMVAAYVLNPDGVTGLDDMAKKYLNYDTYKISALIGDKKNSALMWNVPVNDLKIYSCEDADITYQLYLILKEELKSKELIDLCEEIEFPLVKTLSDMELRGVYINTYDLQDLSIELGKQISNIEAKIYELAGEEFNVNSTKQLQEILFVKLKLEPTKKTKTGYSTDIQSLEQMRFSHPIIEHLINYRQLVKLKNTYVDSLPELINKRTGRIHTNYNQTITSTGRLSSSDPNLQNIPIRSEMGKEIRRAFAASDENWKILSADYSQIELRILAHICEDPNLIQAFENDLDIHAATASKVYGVPIDQVTPEMRRKAKEVNFGILYGIGPFGLKTRLGISQTAAKELIDRYFRTYKKVHDYLEETKKFAHKNGYVETLKKRRRYLPNINSQNATVRSAEERQAINMPIQGTAADMIKIAMNNISKYFRENKLKSAMIIQVHDELVFEVHKDELEEVKRVVKKEMEGAIKLKVPVKVDIGIGNNWLDAH, encoded by the coding sequence ATGAAAAAAGCATTTTTAATTGATGGAATGTCGATGGCTTATAAAGCCTACTTCGCTTTTATTTCGAGACCTCTCAGAAATTCAAAAAATCAAAACACAAGCGCCGTTTATGGATTTCTTTCATCTCTCTTGAAAATTTTAGAAAACGAGAAACCCGATTACATCGCAGTTGCCTTCGATACAAAAGAAAAAACTTTTCGACATGATAAATTCCCAGAATATAAAGCAAATCGTCAGTTAATTCCCGATGATATGATTTATCAACTTGACTACATCAAAAAAATCTTAAAAGCAATCGACATCGAGATAATCACAGCACCAGGATTCGAAGCCGATGATATTATTGGAACGCTTTCAAAGAAATTCAAGGACCAAAAAGTTCAATCATATCTAGTTACTCCTGATAAAGATTTTCTTCAATTAATTGAAGATGGAATTTATGTTTATAAACCATTAAAGAAATCCGTTGAGGATGCTGAAGTTTATGATATTAATAAAGTTAAAGAAGAATATGGATTAACTCCTGAACAATTTATTGACTTTTTAGCTTTAACCGGCGATCCAACCGACAATATTCCAGGCGTGAAAGGAATTGGCGAAAAAACAGCGCTCGAACTAATTAAAGAATTCGGCTCACTCGATAACATTTACAAAAGCATTGATAAGATCAACAAAGTAGCTCTTAAGCAAAAATTGATTGACGGAAAAGAGATGGCTTACCTTTCCCGTGAACTTGTTACCATCAAACGAAATATTCCAATTGATGTAGACCTTGAGAACTTAAAGATTAAATCGCCCGATGTCAAAACTCTTGAAAATTTGCTCAACGAACTTGAAATAAAAACCTTTAACAAAAGATTAGAAAATCTACTGAACACAAAAATCAAATCTTCTACACCGACTTTATTTGATACCGAAGAAGTTGAAAAACCAGAAATCAAAATCAAGGAAATAGATGGGACTAATTACATACTTTTAGATTCAGAAGAAAAGATAAAACAATTCATTCTTAAAGCAGAAAAATCTGATTTAATAGTTTTTGATACTGAAACTGACAACTTAAATTCAATCGATGCAAATTTAGTTGGACTTTCATTCTGCCTGAATAAATCGGAAGCATATTTCTACAAACTCGAAAATCATAGGAACTTTGACGCAAAGGAAAATGACAGAAAGAATTTGAAACTTTTTAAGAAAATACTTGAAGATCAATCGAAATTAAAGATTGGGCAGAATTTGAAATACGACATTAATGTTTTATACAATTATGGAATTGATGTACAACCTCCGTTTTTCGATACAATGGTGGCTGCTTATGTTTTAAATCCTGATGGAGTGACTGGATTGGATGATATGGCTAAGAAATATCTTAATTACGACACTTATAAAATTTCCGCTTTAATCGGAGATAAGAAAAACTCAGCACTGATGTGGAATGTGCCAGTGAATGATCTTAAAATTTATTCGTGCGAAGATGCGGATATAACTTATCAACTTTATTTGATTTTAAAAGAAGAATTAAAATCAAAAGAGTTGATCGATCTATGTGAAGAGATTGAATTTCCACTTGTAAAGACTCTTTCTGATATGGAATTAAGAGGAGTTTACATCAATACTTATGATTTGCAAGATTTGAGCATTGAACTCGGTAAACAAATCTCCAACATCGAAGCAAAGATTTACGAACTCGCAGGAGAAGAATTTAATGTTAACTCAACCAAGCAATTACAGGAAATTCTTTTTGTAAAATTAAAATTAGAACCGACAAAGAAGACCAAAACTGGATACTCAACAGATATTCAATCGCTTGAGCAAATGCGATTTTCACATCCCATAATTGAGCATCTGATTAATTACAGACAGCTTGTTAAACTTAAAAACACTTATGTAGACTCACTCCCTGAATTAATTAACAAGAGAACAGGAAGAATTCATACAAACTATAATCAAACTATTACTTCGACTGGAAGACTTTCGAGCAGCGATCCAAATCTGCAAAACATTCCAATTCGTTCTGAGATGGGAAAAGAAATTAGAAGAGCTTTTGCTGCGTCAGATGAAAATTGGAAAATTCTGAGTGCCGATTATTCTCAAATTGAATTAAGAATTTTAGCTCACATCTGCGAAGATCCAAATTTAATTCAGGCATTCGAAAATGATCTTGATATCCACGCTGCAACTGCATCAAAAGTATATGGGGTTCCGATTGATCAGGTAACTCCAGAAATGAGAAGAAAGGCTAAAGAAGTCAATTTTGGAATTCTTTATGGAATTGGACCATTTGGTTTGAAAACAAGGCTTGGAATTTCTCAAACTGCAGCTAAAGAATTGATTGACAGATATTTCAGGACTTACAAAAAAGTTCATGATTATCTTGAAGAGACAAAAAAATTTGCTCACAAAAATGGCTATGTGGAAACACTGAAGAAACGAAGAAGATATTTACCAAATATTAATTCCCAGAATGCGACGGTTCGTTCTGCTGAAGAAAGACAGGCGATCAATATGCCAATTCAAGGTACAGCTGCTGATATGATTAAAATTGCAATGAACAATATTTCAAAATATTTCAGAGAAAATAAATTGAAGTCAGCGATGATAATTCAGGTTCATGATGAGTTGGTCTTCGAAGTTCATAAGGATGAGCTCGAGGAAGTAAAGAGAGTCGTAAAGAAAGAAATGGAAGGGGCAATTAAATTAAAAGTCCCTGTCAAAGTTGATATTGGAATTGGTAACAATTGGTTAGATGCTCATTGA
- a CDS encoding PorV/PorQ family protein has translation MKKILSISLIFVVILSLNSFAQIGAGLTKTGTTAAQFLKIGVGSRALGMGGAFVASPNDVSAVYWNPAGLALIQNREVSFNHIDWLLDVKFDHAAFGMNLSDFGTVGAFVGVMTMDEMLVRTVEKPEGTGEFFGAGALTAGISYARNLTENFAIGFNAKYIREYIWNESAQGFAIDIGTFYKIQFLNETRLGASISNFGTKMKLSGRDLLVLTNTGPGGQNIINTRHDVDEFDLPLLFRIGVAVDAIKTEEMRLTLETNAVHPNDNTEYVNSGFEYSWNDRIFLRAGYKSLFEKDSEQGFTFGLGVNYRLVDLVTMKFDYAYQDFGRLKNVHYITVGVNF, from the coding sequence ATGAAAAAGATTCTTTCAATCAGTTTAATCTTTGTAGTTATTCTGAGTTTAAACTCATTTGCTCAGATTGGGGCAGGTTTGACAAAGACAGGAACAACTGCAGCGCAATTTTTGAAAATTGGAGTTGGCTCAAGAGCGCTTGGAATGGGTGGTGCTTTTGTCGCTTCTCCAAATGATGTATCGGCTGTTTACTGGAATCCTGCAGGTCTGGCATTAATACAAAATCGAGAAGTTTCGTTTAATCATATCGATTGGTTACTTGATGTAAAATTTGATCATGCAGCATTTGGAATGAATTTATCTGACTTCGGGACTGTTGGTGCATTTGTAGGAGTTATGACTATGGATGAAATGTTAGTCCGCACAGTTGAAAAACCAGAAGGAACTGGAGAATTCTTCGGTGCTGGTGCACTTACAGCGGGAATTTCTTATGCAAGAAATCTGACAGAGAATTTTGCAATTGGTTTTAATGCGAAATATATCCGTGAATATATTTGGAATGAATCGGCTCAAGGTTTTGCAATTGATATTGGTACATTTTATAAAATTCAATTCTTGAATGAGACCAGGCTCGGTGCAAGCATTTCAAACTTTGGAACTAAAATGAAACTTTCAGGAAGAGATTTGCTTGTATTGACTAATACTGGACCCGGAGGACAAAACATTATAAATACTCGACATGATGTAGATGAGTTTGATTTACCGTTACTTTTTAGAATTGGTGTTGCTGTCGATGCAATTAAAACTGAAGAGATGAGATTAACTTTAGAGACAAATGCAGTTCATCCAAATGACAATACTGAGTATGTTAATTCTGGATTTGAATACTCATGGAATGATAGAATTTTCTTAAGAGCTGGATATAAATCACTTTTTGAAAAAGATTCTGAACAGGGCTTTACATTTGGGCTTGGAGTAAATTATAGATTAGTGGATTTAGTCACAATGAAATTTGATTATGCATATCAAGATTTCGGAAGGCTGAAGAATGTGCATTATATAACCGTTGGTGTAAATTTCTGA